One Cryptococcus decagattii chromosome 9, complete sequence DNA window includes the following coding sequences:
- a CDS encoding defective in Cullin neddylation protein 1, which produces MPLSTKDSLLVTQFRAITGTSSADAAKYIKKYKYIEAAVDAFYNNEPAPRADPAQERKLGEVWEKFKDPSDPKLIKIDGTMELCEELDIDPGTDAVLFCLAADLDSKATGEWEKAPFVAGIASYPGNIDSLSKLKAYLPNLREKLVSDPEYFKKVYNHAFQLARGGPQSLTRSLPLDTAIDLWTLFFPPAFNHSPSALSHLPDNTSPQFTQPEFDLWIEFMQQKNKAVSKDTWALLVDFARSIDKDFKEYDEDGAWPSMIDDFVEYVREIKGGQ; this is translated from the exons ATG CCCCTCTCCACCAAGGATTCGCTCCTCGTCACCCAGTTCAGAGCAATCACAGGCACATC ATCGGCCGACGCTGCAAAGTATATCAAGAAATACAAGTACATTGAGGCC GCTGTGGATGCGTTCTACAACAATGAGCCAGCACCGAGAGCCGATCCTGCACAGGAGCGCAAGCTCGGTGAGGTCTGGGAAAAGTTCAAGG ACCCATCCGACCCCAAATTAATCAAAATTGACGGTACCATGGAGCTATGTGAAGAGCTTGATATTGATCCTGGCACT GACGCCGTCTTGTTCTGCCTCGCTGCTGATCTCGACTCCAAAGCCACAGGTGAATGGGAAAAGGCGCCCTTTGTAGCTGGTATTGCGTCCTACCCTGGAAA TATTGACTCTCTTTCTAAATTAAAAGCCTACCTCCCAAATCTCCGCGAAAAGCTGGTCAGCGATCCAGAGTACTTTAAAAAGGTGTACAACCACGCCTTTCAGCTTGCACGTGGTGGACCCCAGTCGCTCACGCGTTCGCTCCCTCTCGATACTG CTATTGACCTATGGACACTCTTTTTCCCTCCCGCTTTCAACCATTCCCCATCTGCCCTCTCCCATCTCCCCGACAACACATCACCCCAGTTCACCCAACCAGAATTCGACCTCTGGATTGAATTCATGCAGCAAAAAAACAAGGCCGTCTCCAAAGATACCTGGGCACTGTTGGTCGATTTTGCGAGAAGTATTGACAAAGATTTCAAAGAGTATGACGAGGATGGGGCTTGGCCCTCGATGATTGACGATTTTGTAGAGTATGTGAGGGAGATAAAAGGAGGGCAGTAG